The following is a genomic window from Eubalaena glacialis isolate mEubGla1 chromosome 18, mEubGla1.1.hap2.+ XY, whole genome shotgun sequence.
ACTTTACTATTCTGCCTACAGTATGAAAGTTACAGAAAGGTTGAGAGTAAAATAATGGGGAAAACAAAGCTCTCTGTCACGGTTCCTGTCAAGATAGTGAATTCACACATGCCACTGGCTCTATTCACCAAGATCCAACAATAGAAGAACTACAGACGGAACTCCAGGATGacaaaattttataaatcaaTTAGTCGATTGCTTGATTAATCAGTTGATCACAGCAAAGTCCCTGGGGGGGAAGTAAAGGCTAATGTGAACAAATGGGGTCGGGGAGGTGATGTGCTGCAGCCCAGGGCTAGGGAATCTGCCCTGTTGATGAGAGGATGTTTCCCCTCAAATGTGCTTGaattctgctcctttctcttgtCTACTCTTGCCTTGGGACAATCATTGCCTGCAGAATTCAGAGAGCGTGGACAGGGCAGTGATATGCAGGTGCCCAGAGGTAAGTGCTGGATAAGCACCGTAGTTTCCCTGGAGTGAAGAGAAGGAAAGCAGAGATGGAGCCTCACTGGCCTTTGGGATTCCTGTcatcattttctcctttccaaaCTCCAGAGTCTAGTGGATCAAAATCCACGAAGAGTCCCTGCCCAAAGCTCCTTCTCTCTGAGGGTCAGAAGGCAAAGGGGTGACTTAAGCTGCTTTCTTGGGGGGACAGGAAGTGGGAATGATGGGCAGTGGCTTTGGTGCCTGGAGGAGGTCCACCCTGGGGCTGGTCCCCGTTGCTCCTTTGAGCTGACACAGACTATCATCTGCCCTTCACCTTCACCCAATCCATACTCCAGACAGAGTAACTAACATCCCCAGAGGAATATGCCCTCCCAGCTCACAGGGCTGGACACCTGTGGAGTGTAAATGTCCCGGAAGGAAAACAAACCAACGGAACCTGGGAACTTCCTGTACCTCCAAAGCACAAGTATTAGAACACTTTGATCAAGGGTTTAAACTAAGCACGCTAAATGCACTAAGAGAAGTGAGTGATGATATTACCATCATGAAAGTGAGAGTAAGAAATTAGGTACATCAGTCAATAACTCtgcaatatctttgtatggtgacatattgtaactagacatcatggtgatcattttgaaacatccagaaatattgaatcactatgttgtgtaacaggaactaacatagtgttgtcggtcaattatacttcaaaaatgaacaaacaagcaaactcatagaaaaagagatcagatttgtggtgaTCAGAGGCGggagactgggggagggggaattggatgacggtggtcaaaaggtacaaacttccagttataagataaataagtactagaaatgtaatgtacaacagGATGATTATAATTGACACTgctctatgttatatatgaaagttattaagtgagtaaatcctgagttctcatcacaaggaaaaattttttctatttctttaattttgtgtctatatgagatgatggatgtctGCTGAACGTACTGtgctaatcatttcatgatgtatgtgagtcaaatcattattctgtacaccttaaacttatacagtgctgtatgtcaaatatatctcaaaactgcgaggaaaaaaaggaaattatatacaTCAGAAATTATgtacataaaatgtaaaacaagaagTCATGTAATCACATAAATTATGTGAAAAGGAAATGTGTATGCAGTTCTGTAAAAAGTGGAAATATTATATCTGAAAAATAGAATAGGAAGAACCCAATGGCGGAATGAAGAATAGAATGAATACAATTGAAGGCACGTCAGTGAGCTGGAAGGGCCTTTGACGCCTGCCCTAGAAGGAAGTAGGGAAGGATGAAGAACACAACATATGAAAAGaatagttgggacttccctggtggtccagtgggtaagactccatgctcccattcagggggccagggttcaatcactctttggggaactagatcttgcatgcgtgctgcaactagaacctggcacagccaaaataaataaatattttttttaaaaaagaaaagaaaagttacaaTAGATAGAggacagaaatagaaaatctcaactCAGATTATAATAGTCCCCAAatgatatgctttttttttttttttttttttggccacgccacacggcatgtgggatcttagttccccaaccagggatccaaccctcggcccctgcattggaagcacggagtcttaaccactggaccgccagggaaatcccaacaGTCCCCAAATgagataaaaaggaaattaaaagaagaagaaatatttggACAAAAATAGTGGAGATAAAATTgccagaattaaagaaaaaatgaaccaCTTCAGCTCAAAGGACcccaaaaacacaagaaaaaagacaaggaaaagccCACATCCAAATAGAGTATTCTTAAGAATATCAAAACCAAGGAGAAACGTATAAACCTTTCCAGGGAGAATGAGTGGATTACCTACCAATGTGCTAGACCTAAGATTTCTAACAGCGATACTGGGTACAAGAAACAATGAATAAAGTGTTCAAAGCATTGAAGCAAAATCACCTTGATCCTGGAATTAATATCCTGCCAAATGAAATTCAACTGTAGgggcataaaaatattttcagacacaAGTCTTAATACAGGAAAACCCAAATGAGAACATGTTGGGAGGAAGAattcaaataaaaagaattcaaataaaaataacaaaactaagAAACCACATGCAAGAAATATAGGATACAAAGGTGCTCAAATACCTCAGGAAAATGTGtacctgtatatattttttttaaaagaccagagAATGGAAAAATGTTAAGTGTGTTCATAATTACCCAGAATGAAAACTGGAGATCTAGAAAAAGAACCAACATTACAGTAGAAGGTGGACAGAGGGAAAACCAATAGATATAAAAGCACTCGAGTTCTTTTTGTTAGGTGTAAGACAgagatattaaatttttaaataagaaaggagaaaatgaaatattgaaaaaaagtggaaccaaacagaagaaagaggtaaaatagtacaaagaaatACACATGTATCAATAACCACAATAAATACAAATAGAGTGAACTCTGAACAGAGGATGtcaaattggattttttaaaacctggTTATATACGATTTAAAAGAATCACTGCCaaagcataaataaaatgttGGAGGGGGGCggagagaggaaagaatggagaaatatCATCCTTTCTAACTGACCAATGACAAATTGGTGTATCTGTTTTAAGATCTaaccaaatagactttaaaacaaaaagtatcAGTAGGCACAAAGACGATCACTACATGTGATTAAATGGGATAAAATGTTCAATTCACTAAGATACAATACTTCTAAAATatacagttttaatttaaaaatacatcaattataagaaatatatttgataGAACTCCAGGGAAAAATTGACAAGTAAACTATCATAATATAAGATTTCAAATATTGACAGGTCAGGAAGACCTATTAGGAAAGATATGAATTTGGAGTTGAACAATACAGTTAACACACTGGCCTACTGATCTTACCTGGAATTTAtgaaataggaaatatatttttttctgaagcatataggaaatatttacaaacattCATCACATACCAGGCCACAGatcaagtctcaacaaatttaaaaaataggtatcATAAAAACCATGCACTCTGAGAAAAAACTCAATTTAGTTAGAATTTAAGGACGGAAAGATGTTTTACAATCCCCATacatttggaattttttaaaaatccccaatAATTTAAGATTCcaaaaagaaatcacaatagGGTTTTAGCACTATTTAGAACTGAGTGATcttaaaataacacatttcaaaatgtgtGGAATGAAATTAAAGTCGTATTCTGAGAGAAATTTATCCAAAAATACTTTTATAATGAAATAAGTGTGCTATATATTAATAAGCTAAGTATCCAGCTTAAAAACATAGTGAAAGAACATTGGAATAAACCAAAGCAAGTCAAAGGGAGGTGCTaaggaaataagaataaaaataaataaaatggaaaacaaagataCAGTGAGAAATCAACAATCCccaaagctgtttttttaaaactaataaaaaaatagGCAAACGATTACCAAGAATtgtctagggaaaaaaaaaaaaaaagagggacttccttggcagtccagtggttaagactctgtgctcccaatgtaggggctgcagatttgatccctggttggggaactaagatcccccaggCCACAccgagcagccaaaaaaaaaaaagtcacaaaaaacTGATGTCAGGAATGTAAAAGGGGAAGTAATCCTAACTAAACAGTATGCAATTAAGAGACTACTACCCATAACCTTTTGTCAAAAAATTATTATACTTAGgttaaatgaacaaatttttaGGGAAAGAAAAGCTCACTAACGGACACATAAAATGACTGAATTAGGAAAACTGCACATAAAGACAAGAGGAGGCGCAGGTGGTTATACGAGCGACACATTAATCATTCAAGAAACGGGTCATTTCAGTTTTATACACTCTCAGATAATAGAAAAAATGGGAATATTCTCCAATTCCTCACTATTATCTTGATactcaaacaagcaaacaacacagagagaaaggaatacaAGAGGTCCGTTCTACTCTTGCATATATGTGCAAAAGTGCTCAGCAAaagattagcaaactgaatctacTAGggtgtaaaaaaaacaaaaacaaacaaacaaaaaaacccccacacaCACTGTGAACAATTTGGTCTTCTCTCAGGAATGCTAGAGTAGTTTCATGTTACAAAAATCTTTAACTGTTTCATTCACCATTGGTAACAGATTGGGGGGGGAAATCATATTACTAGATGCCcctgtgctttttttaaattacaaaaacaacctcatatgttttgaaaaaaaatttttttcattctgcaTACCAGCAATGAGCAATCAGAAAATGCACTTTAAGAAAGATAGCATTTACAATAGTAACAATAACTAgtatttaggaagaaaaatagcaaaagaTGACCAAGACCTGTGTGAAGGAATTGTCCCTCtttcttgaaaacattttttaaaagacttaaatgAATAGAGATATCCATTTTTcgtggattagaagacttaaatTCACAAACAAGTACACTCTTCCTGAATTGATCTATGGATTTAATGTAATTCCAATCAAAACTccaacagggggcttccctggtggcgcagtggttgagaatctgcctgccaatgcaggggacacgggttcgtgcgctggtccgggaagatcccacatgccgcggagcaactaggcccgtgagccacaactactgagcctgtgctctagagcccggagccacaactactgagcctgtgtgccacaactactgagcctgcgcgtctggagcccatgctccgcaacaagagaggccgcgacagtgagaggtccgcgcaccgcgatgaagagtggcccccgctcgccgcaactagagaaagccctcgcacagaaacgaagacccaacacagccaaaaataaataaataaataaaattttaaaaaataataataaaaaaaaaactccaacaGGAGTATTTTTTTTGGAACTTGACAAACTGACTCTAACATTTAAATAGAACAACAAAGGgccaagaatagccaagacaacTTCTGAAAAAGATTCAGGAGAAGGTGTTGCTCTGTTAGATACCAGGACTTATTTTTGAGTTTATAGATTCTGTTGACTGTAGACACAGTTCTCAGGGACTATAAAATTGACCATTGGAATAGAAGAAGCCACAGAAAGAGGCCCACCCATGTATGGAATTTTGATGTATGGAGAAAATGGCATGGCAGATGAGCAGGGGAGGGAGTGAAGGACTATTCTATAAATGAAGGAGGAACATATATAGATCAACActgcacaccacacacaaaactcAACTCCCGGTAGATGAAGTCTTTAAATgtcaaaaggaaaacataaaactttTAGTAGAAACTATACTTGACTATCCTTCTAATCTTAAGATGGGAAAGAGTTTCTTAAATGAGACCCAAAAGGCACTCAATATAAAAGAGAAGACTGGTAAATATGGTTATATTACAATTAAGAACTTACCATCATCAGAGGTCACctttaaaaaaagtgaagataAGCTACTCACTGGGAGAAGATACTTACCATGTAtataaccagaaagaaaaaaaaacagtataaaaatgtataaagcacTCCaacaaatttaataagaaaaagtcAAACATCCAGTAGGGAAATGGGCCGTAGATGTGACCTGGCATTTTATAGAGAAGATGTTCATACGCCACTGAAGACATTGagagattttcattttcattggtaaccaaggaaatgcaaaccaacACCATAGTGAGATggtgagatgacaaaaaaaaaattgagaaaaccaAGTGTTGGAGAGATTGTAGATCAACAGAATCTGATAAGCACCGATGGGAGTATAAGTGAATGCAGTTGCTTTGGAAAACCATTTGTCATGATCTTGTAAATATGAACTTTACATACCCTATGACCTAGTAATTAAATTCTTAAGTAATGCTAAAAAAAACTCTCACATGTGAATACAACGAGACACGAATAAGAATGTTCATAAGAGCAAcacctggaaacaactcaaatgtccatcaatacaAGCTTAGATAATAGACATAATCATAAAATGAATTCTTATACAATGGAGAACTGCAActttatgtaaaaatatgaatgaCTCTTTGCGACCTAATGTTGTATCTACAAAGCGAGTCCAAGAAGAGTACGCGGAACGTGAAGCCCTTTGTAGGTTCAGAAGCAATTAAACTAAACAGTGTACATTTTGGGTAAACATATATGTGATAACACCAGCAACAAAAGATtcagagcagggcttccctggtggcgcagtggttaagaaccgcctgccaatgcaagggacacgggttcgagccctggtctgggaagatcccacatgccgcggagcaactaagcccgtgtgccacaactactgaagcccgtgtgccacaactactgaagcccgtgtgccacaattactgaagcccgcgcgcctagagcccgtgctccgcaacaagagaagccactgcaatgagaagcccacgcaccgcaacgaagagtagcccctgctcgccgcaactagagaaagcccgtgcgcatcaatgaagatccaacgcagccaaaaataataaataaataaaataaataatttttttaaaaaaagaaattcagagcaGTGGTTACTGAGGATGGATCAGGGAGCAACATGGGTAGATAAAAGTTATCATCAATGTTTGAAGTCTTAGGTTGGACGGGAGGTTTACACTTGCTTATCATATTATGAAAAACAAAGTGAACACTGCTTGTTCCAGTGATAATAGCTTGGTCACGAACAAAGCATTTTGGATAACTCCATTTAGGGCAACGCGggcccaattttaaaaaaaagaggggtcGTGCTGGACAGGGACAGAGTGAGAGAAAATTTCAGCCCCTGCCCTCTCAAGGACTTTACAAATACGATGAGAGGGTGGAGACAGGTAAATGTAGTGATGTTGTGTGATGTGACCCTCAGGACAGGGATGGACACAGAGCTCTGGGGATATAGAGAAGGGAGGGATGGGAATTGACAGGGAGGGAGTGGACAAAGGTTTCCCAGAGTAAGAGATGTTGATATTGGAGCTAGAAGGAGGAGGTGAGGTGGTCTGGTCGAAATGAGGAAGGAAGGGCATTTCAGGTAGAAGGAACTGTATATTCAAAGGCTCCGAGTCATAAGGTAATAGATTGCCATGGAGACAGTGAGAAGGCCAGTGTAGCTGGCTGGAGCGGCCATCAGGGGAGACCTCAGGATGGACTTCATATATCAGACCAAGGATTAGGACTTGATTCTCTAAGCAATGGTAGCAAACAACAGCTTTGAAACTCCAGAAGGGCTGGAAAGTACTGGTTTGGGGGACATGGTTCTGGCAGCCTGTATCTGGCAAAGAGGTGAGGTTGGCTCAGTGGTCAGCAGAGGACCATTGCATCTGGGAGATGAAGGGGAAGAACAGAAGGGGAGTCAATGCCCAGGTGTCTGCCTGGGGGACCAGGGAGGAGCAGGAAATACTGAGGAGCTCAGTCTGGACCCACTGAGTGGACATGCCCagggctcccactgcaggagaAGACGCCCACATCACTCACCCAGGCGACGGTACCCATGACGGGGTCTTCACCATCCACGCCCTCTGGTCTCCTGGCTGCCTGCTTTCTGCGGGCTTTCACTCTAAGAGAAGAAAACAGtgtaagagaagagaagaaactgCAGCCAGGACGGCTTGGGCAAAGGTAAGCAGGATGCCCCCACTCCCTGGTAAGACAACTCAGGCATCCGGACCCTGGAACCGGACTCAGAGGCCTTCCTGACGTGCAAGTGAGTGCTTCATCCTCTTGGATGACCAGGACCTTGGCCAAGACTGAATTTCCATCACTAAAGACCCCACTTACACatgaaaacttgtacatgaatgttattATTACTGGCAAatgatagccaaaaactggaaacaacccaaatgtccatcaatggatgaacggATGTGTAGAAATGTGCTCCATTCATACAAGGAaacattatttggaaataaaaaggaacgaagtactgacacatgccacaacatgcatgaaccttgaaaacatcaggcTAAgcgaaagaagtcagtcacaagggaccacatattttatgattccacttatatgaaatgtccagaatagacaactCTAGAGGGActgaaaacagattagtggttgtctaggGCAGGGGACGGATCGGATGGGATGACAAGGGGTGTGGGTTTCCTTTTGGTTTCATTTCATGGGCTAATGAAAAAGTTCTATCAAAATCACGGTGATGGACACACAACTCTGAATAGACTAAAAGCCAAtaaattgtacaccttaaatgtatgGGAATTCTATCTCACAAAGGCTGTTACCCATTCCCccccccctgcaaaaaaaaagaCCCCCTCTGGATCTAGtctactcagctctgcctttcTGGGACTAAGTGACCTTTCCCTGGACTGCCTACCACACACCTCCCTGTATGCCTCCCCAAGAACACAGGCTTACATGCAAAAGAAGATAAGGCACAAGCACAGTGACAGTAGGGCCATGGCACCAGCACCTGCAAGGGCCCCACAAAGCACTCCGGTCAGGGATGCCGGTTTCCCTGCAGAGGAGAGGGCTGTGAGATGAGCTCACTCCCAGGAGTCAGTCTCTTGCCTTCCCACCTCCTTGCAGAACTTGCTGGAGAAGCCCTTCAGGTCTGAGATGGAGCAGCCTGCCCTAGCAACCGCCTTCCGTCCAGGCCCCAGCCCCGCTCCCACCAAGCATCATCTTCTAGGACCTTAATTCCTTTCCCCCTAAGCCTCTGCCCCCAACAGGCCCCCTGACCTGGCAGCAGCAGGACAGTGGCGCTCTGGGCCCCGTGGACGTTCTGGGCCTCGCAGCTGAGTCTGAGGCCAGAGCTGAGCCCCTCgctgaggctcagggagctgTTGGCCCAGGGCCCAGAGGAGCTGAAGGTGACCTTGAAGGAGGCGTTGCTGAAATTCCCCtccagcagcccctcccccagccgccagCGCAGGGAGGGGGCCGGCTGAGCTCGGGAGGAGCAGCTGCAATGCAGACCCTCATCCTCCAGGGAGCAGGAGGGTCCCAGCAGCTGCGGGGGGTCTGTACAGAGGGAGGAGAGTCAGCGGTGCCTCTCCCCTCACCTGGCCCCAAGTGTCCTGCCCCCAGGGGTCCCCGCACTCACAGACCACGGAGAGGCTCACAGAGGTATTTTGGGAGCCCAGAGGGTTCTGAGCTCGGCAGGTGAATTCTCCTCCTGCAGCGCCTAAGCCTGGCAGCTCCAGGATCTTGGTGCTGGAGATGCGGGTGGCGTTCAGGGCTGGGGACGCCCGGAACCAGCCCAGCCGTGCAGGGGGGTTGCTGTCAGCAACACAGAGCAGCCGCAGAGCCTGGGTCTCCGAGATGAGAAGGGACGAGGCCCTGTTTTGCAGAGCCTTGAGGGCTTTGGGGGAAAGGGCAGCGAGAGCTAGCAGAGGCCGAGGTCTCATCCCTCCCGCCTTCCCAGGATCTAGTtggcctctccctctcctcccctggccCGCTAGCTTGCTTCGGTGTGGCTTCCCAGGCTGGACCCTCACACCCGAAGGAGGTTGGCCCAACGTGTCCGGGCCTCGTATCTTCAGGGGAGGCTCAGTGTCTCAATGGGACGTGCCTGGGCTGCTTGGTGGCAAGAGCACAGAGAGCCTCAAGCCTTGGGAAACTGATGCAGTGAAGGCACCAGGAAACGGGACACAGGAGGCTTCTGTGGAGGAAAGCCACAGAGCAGAACCATAGTGAAGTGAAATGGGCTTTGACCAGAGTGCGTGAGTgcgtatgtgtggtgtgtgtgtgtgtgtggcctgtgtgtgtatgtccatGCGTGTGtaggtgcatgtgtgtgtgtgtgtgtgtattgcatgtgcatgtgtgatgTGCatttctgtatgtgtctgtgtgtgtgtgtagagatgtGGAttggatatgtgtgtatgtgcatgtatatatgtatgcgtgTGTATCTGTATATGTGTATTGAACCTGTGTGTGGACTAgtgcctgggaggtgggggagggagggtggtgatTTTTATCCTTGCTCTTCCCATACGTGATGGCATTCAAGCCCTAATCCCACCCTCTCTGCTTGGAGGTGGTCCCAGGAGCTGGACCCAGCCCTGGAGAAGAGAGGTCCTTTCCTACCTGTGACATTTCTGAAACAGAGGTTGATGCTGAGGTTCCACGGAGCATCTAGGATGGAAAAATATGGCCTTGCTTCAGAGGTGAGGAGTGGGATGGAAACTGACCCAGCACCCAAGGAAGGAAACCAGGAAGCGGGGATGGCTGCCCTTCATGGCCTCTCCCCACCTCGGCTCCCAAGGCTCAGATCCATAAAAGAGTGAGCTGGCCCTCGTTCCATCCCtgccctctacacacacacacacacacacacacagccaactGCCCTCAGGGACCCAGCCCCCCTCCAAACTCACAGGAGACATTGAGCCGGATGGTTCTCTCCATGGTCACTTGATCTCCTTGGAGTTCCACACGACAGGTGAGGTTGGTGCCATGGTCCTGGGGCCTCGGGGTGAAGGTCAGCACCCAGGAGTGGAGGGTCTCTGGGTCCATGGCGTCAAGGGCATCCCCCGCCCAGGAGAATGAGAAAACTCTTCCCCCATCACAGACTAGTGACAGGTGGCAGGTCAGGTTTGTGGGGCGGCCGGactccagagcctccagaaaatgGATGTCAGGTTTCTCTGTTGGGGCTGAGGAGGACAGAGGGAGATGCCTGGGCCCCAGGGGGGTGGGGGCCCAGAGTGTGACCCTGAGAGGGACCAGTGCCTCAGAGCCACAGCTCACCCCAGGTCCTGTGTCTCTTCTGAACCCCTAAACCCCAAGACCTGGAGCAGGCAGTGGTCCTGTGTCCTGTTCCTGTTCTAATACGGGAGTCTCCACGTCCCAGGGTCCTCTCCTGGGCCCCTGCCATACCTGTCACCTGCAAATTCAGCTTCTTATCTCTGTAACTGTATTTCATATCGTCTCTCTCCACTCTGAAGAAGTAGAGTCCTGTGTCGCTCATCCTGGCATCTCTGATGTTCAGGGACCAGTTCTTTTTCCTGGGGTCCCAGAGGAGGTGGAATCGGCCCTGGGTCTCTGGCTTCACTTGTCTCCCTGGGTTGTCCGTGGCCACAGGATCACCGTGGTGTACGTCGTCCCCTTCCCGGAACCAATAGATGAAGGGTTTGCCAGGGAAGTACCACGAACTCCGAGggtaggagaaggagaagggcacGTGGACACCCAGGCACGCCTGCACCGTCACTGATTCCTGCACTCGGAGCTGGTACCCTTGGTTGTCCTGCAGGGACCCTGGGGGACACAGAGGCTCCGCTGAagctgcagcccctcccccacccttgccGCCCCTCCTCCCTCGGCCCACTCACCCCCCCACAgcaggggcagcagcagcaggggcAGCATGTCCGCGTCCGCCAGCGCAGAGCCCGGGTCCAAGTGCCTCCGTCAGGGAAGGAAGCGCCGCGAATGTGGGGAGCGACCGAGGAAGCCCCAACAGGAAGCCAGTGGGCGACAGAGAGACAGCCTTGGCCCAGCACAGAAGGGGAACTTGGACGCCACAGGCCGTAGGGGTGAGGTGGGGACTGAGAAGTCATGCTGTCCCACCCTCTCCCCCCGCCCTACGCCGCAGGGGAAGATCCTGAGGCCCCCAGTGTTGGAGACGTTTCACCGCATGTGGCTCTGAAATGATCACCTTCCAAACGATGTTCACGTCCACAGTGGGATCGCCGAGGGGGCCAGTGCAACCAGAAAAGAGAAACGGGGTCTAGCCCTGCTGATCCGGCGGGACCCACCCTGCGGCTGAGAAACActgaacattctggaaaagaatacTGAAAATTTTCTCAAAACCATTCACGTTCGGGCAGGAAAGAAGTTTCCAGACCCAAACACAGTATAAGGTGGAACCCAGGAAGGAAAGCTGAGCATTAAACGCTCCTTTACTCTGAAGGGTTTTCAAAACATGGCAAACGGGGGTGTTGGTCTTCATGGATCTAAGGGTCTTGTGGGACCAGCCGTGGAGCACGGGCCCACGAAAAacagggcggggaggggtgggtAAAGGGAGACCCTTGCCCCATTCAGTGGGCACCCCGAAAGGCTAGACCACACAGAGAA
Proteins encoded in this region:
- the LOC133078675 gene encoding sialic acid-binding Ig-like lectin 5 isoform X2, with amino-acid sequence MLPLLLLPLLWGGSLQDNQGYQLRVQESVTVQACLGVHVPFSFSYPRSSWYFPGKPFIYWFREGDDVHHGDPVATDNPGRQVKPETQGRFHLLWDPRKKNWSLNIRDARMSDTGLYFFRVERDDMKYSYRDKKLNLQVTAPTEKPDIHFLEALESGRPTNLTCHLSLVCDGGRVFSFSWAGDALDAMDPETLHSWVLTFTPRPQDHGTNLTCRVELQGDQVTMERTIRLNVSYAPWNLSINLCFRNVTALKALQNRASSLLISETQALRLLCVADSNPPARLGWFRASPALNATRISSTKILELPGLGAAGGEFTCRAQNPLGSQNTSVSLSVVWKPASLTGVLCGALAGAGAMALLSLCLCLIFFCIVKARRKQAARRPEGVDGEDPVMGTVAWGSRQKPWPDGPPDQTSSPAEDAPPSGEQEELHYASLSFHGMKSWEPLDQEATSTTEYSEIKTS
- the LOC133078675 gene encoding sialic acid-binding Ig-like lectin 5 isoform X1, whose product is MLPLLLLPLLWGGSLQDNQGYQLRVQESVTVQACLGVHVPFSFSYPRSSWYFPGKPFIYWFREGDDVHHGDPVATDNPGRQVKPETQGRFHLLWDPRKKNWSLNIRDARMSDTGLYFFRVERDDMKYSYRDKKLNLQVTAPTEKPDIHFLEALESGRPTNLTCHLSLVCDGGRVFSFSWAGDALDAMDPETLHSWVLTFTPRPQDHGTNLTCRVELQGDQVTMERTIRLNVSYAPWNLSINLCFRNVTALKALQNRASSLLISETQALRLLCVADSNPPARLGWFRASPALNATRISSTKILELPGLGAAGGEFTCRAQNPLGSQNTSVSLSVVYPPQLLGPSCSLEDEGLHCSCSSRAQPAPSLRWRLGEGLLEGNFSNASFKVTFSSSGPWANSSLSLSEGLSSGLRLSCEAQNVHGAQSATVLLLPGKPASLTGVLCGALAGAGAMALLSLCLCLIFFCIVKARRKQAARRPEGVDGEDPVMGTVAWGSRQKPWPDGPPDQTSSPAEDAPPSGEQEELHYASLSFHGMKSWEPLDQEATSTTEYSEIKTS